A section of the Bacillota bacterium genome encodes:
- a CDS encoding YDG domain-containing protein: TSAAFDSAAVGDGKTVTVSGITLSGSKAGNYTLSSNSATAKASITKAPITVTASAAGKVYDGSPNASVTLSCTGIINNEDVSTSYTSAAFDSAAVGDGKTVTVSGITLTGAKAGNYTLSTNSATTKASITKALVTVTASASDKVYDGNTNATATLSCTGIINNEDVSTSYTSAAFDSPDAGDGKTVTVSGITLTGAKAGNYTLSSNSATAKASITKAPVTITATAVSKVYDGNPNTTATLSCTGIINNEDVSTSYTSAAFDSAAVGDGKTVTVSGISLTGSKAGNYTLSSNSATAKASITKAQSASTLTVGTVSGCGDSRSVTLTANVSGVSGGEIPSGTVTFKSGETALGSAALQNGSASFVWNGVTAGNFSITAEYNGSGNYNASSSSSGSLAVEKQAQSPLSITPPASLTYGGSAFDLAVVGGSGTGAATYSVTGTAVSVSADGKVTILSAGTAKITVTKAEDANYLPASCEITLTVNKAAPSITKLPHANPIPTGTKLSEAKLLDGAAAGVDGAPLSGVFSWEQPDFKPQNAADYDESVIFTPTDLNYAPVKVGVISIRAQSGSVTGDPFSDTDDTTGNEVKPVNQVSDAVTGTAITSIAYTPSPSFDTDMLVAGVINSDGTVEYLPKSVYKDGSVILNDKVSGKVAVFYRSIRFVDTAGKWCDEAATYMAARDVVNGVGNAQFAPDSNIKRADFVLMLVRAFAGDTAGNGTFSDVDQSAYYAKAVSVAKALGIATGADGLFSPDANITRQDMFVLFERTLEAFGLIDKNADTSLISFSDMDSAADYAKEDIILLAANGYINGTDGKINPNGTATRAEAAQMLMNFLKASAK; this comes from the coding sequence TAACCAAAGCGCCGATCACAGTCACCGCCTCGGCGGCAGGCAAAGTGTATGACGGCAGTCCGAATGCTTCGGTTACGCTTTCATGCACAGGTATTATAAATAACGAAGACGTCAGCACCTCTTACACCTCGGCAGCATTTGACAGCGCAGCCGTGGGAGATGGAAAAACAGTCACGGTTTCGGGCATAACGCTTACAGGTGCTAAAGCCGGAAACTATACCTTAAGCACAAATTCAGCTACGACAAAGGCGTCTATAACCAAAGCGCTCGTCACAGTCACCGCCTCTGCGTCAGACAAAGTGTATGACGGCAATACTAATGCTACAGCTACACTTTCATGCACAGGTATTATAAATAACGAAGACGTCAGCACATCTTACACCTCGGCGGCGTTTGATTCACCAGACGCCGGAGACGGCAAAACCGTCACGGTTTCGGGCATAACGCTTACAGGCGCCAAAGCCGGAAACTACACTTTAAGCTCAAATTCTGCGACCGCAAAAGCATCAATAACTAAAGCGCCCGTCACAATCACCGCCACTGCGGTAAGCAAAGTGTATGACGGCAATCCGAATACTACAGCTACACTTTCATGCACAGGTATAATAAATAACGAAGACGTCAGCACCTCTTACACCTCTGCGGCATTTGACAGCGCAGCCGTGGGAGATGGAAAAACAGTCACGGTTTCAGGCATTTCCCTAACAGGCTCCAAAGCCGGAAACTACACTTTAAGCTCAAATTCAGCTACGGCAAAGGCGTCTATAACCAAGGCGCAGTCAGCTTCAACGCTTACAGTCGGCACGGTAAGCGGCTGCGGAGACAGCCGCAGTGTAACGCTCACAGCAAACGTTTCCGGCGTTTCGGGCGGCGAGATCCCAAGTGGAACCGTCACCTTCAAATCAGGCGAAACGGCGCTTGGCTCGGCAGCGCTTCAAAACGGTTCTGCTTCATTTGTCTGGAACGGTGTCACCGCAGGAAACTTTTCAATCACGGCTGAATACAACGGCTCAGGCAATTATAACGCCTCATCAAGCTCAAGCGGCAGCCTTGCGGTCGAAAAGCAAGCGCAAAGCCCGCTTTCGATAACCCCTCCCGCAAGCCTCACCTACGGCGGCTCGGCGTTTGACCTCGCTGTAGTCGGCGGAAGCGGCACGGGAGCGGCAACCTATTCCGTAACCGGCACCGCAGTTTCAGTCTCTGCCGACGGAAAAGTTACGATTTTAAGCGCAGGCACCGCAAAAATAACCGTAACAAAAGCGGAAGACGCAAATTATCTCCCCGCAAGCTGTGAGATCACTTTGACCGTGAACAAAGCCGCTCCTTCGATCACAAAACTGCCGCACGCAAACCCGATCCCGACAGGCACAAAGCTTTCGGAGGCGAAGCTGCTAGACGGTGCAGCGGCAGGCGTGGACGGCGCTCCCTTATCCGGCGTATTCTCTTGGGAACAGCCCGACTTCAAGCCCCAGAATGCGGCGGACTATGACGAAAGCGTGATATTCACGCCAACGGATTTAAACTATGCGCCCGTCAAGGTCGGCGTAATAAGCATAAGGGCACAATCTGGAAGCGTCACAGGCGATCCATTCTCAGATACAGATGATACGACTGGAAATGAAGTTAAGCCCGTAAATCAGGTCAGTGACGCAGTCACCGGCACGGCGATCACCAGTATAGCCTACACCCCTTCACCCAGTTTTGACACCGACATGCTGGTTGCGGGCGTCATAAACTCCGACGGCACTGTGGAATACCTGCCAAAAAGCGTTTACAAAGACGGCTCGGTGATTTTGAACGACAAAGTTTCCGGCAAGGTCGCCGTATTCTACCGCAGTATCAGATTCGTAGACACCGCTGGCAAGTGGTGTGACGAAGCCGCGACATACATGGCGGCAAGAGACGTCGTAAACGGCGTCGGCAACGCTCAGTTCGCGCCGGACAGCAATATCAAAAGAGCTGATTTTGTTCTGATGCTTGTAAGAGCCTTCGCAGGCGACACAGCCGGTAACGGAACATTCAGCGATGTCGATCAAAGCGCTTATTACGCTAAGGCAGTTTCAGTCGCAAAGGCGCTCGGCATCGCAACAGGTGCAGACGGGTTATTCAGCCCGGATGCGAACATCACCCGCCAGGATATGTTCGTTCTGTTTGAGAGAACGCTTGAGGCGTTCGGTCTTATCGATAAAAATGCAGACACCTCCCTAATTTCTTTCAGCGATATGGACAGCGCGGCGGACTACGCAAAAGAGGATATTATCCTTCTTGCCGCAAACGGCTATATCAACGGCACAGACGGAAAGATAAACCCGAACGGCACCGCAACAAGAGCTGAGGCGGCGCAGATGCTGATGAACTTCTTAAAAGCATCGGCGAAGTAA
- a CDS encoding thioesterase family protein gives MKSFIYERAVQYHETDQMKFVHHSNYIKWFEEARTAFLSDLGFGYDKMESMGVISPVVSISCEYKSPSKYGETVCVETKIKEYTGVKVVFSYTVTGKADSKIKATGESKHCFLSKDSKVVSVKKDLPEIDKLIRDCMDITEH, from the coding sequence ATGAAAAGCTTTATATATGAAAGAGCCGTCCAGTATCACGAAACGGATCAGATGAAATTCGTACACCATTCCAACTACATCAAATGGTTTGAAGAAGCGAGAACCGCGTTTCTAAGCGACCTCGGATTCGGGTATGACAAGATGGAAAGCATGGGTGTCATCTCCCCTGTCGTGTCCATTTCCTGCGAATATAAAAGTCCGTCGAAGTATGGCGAAACTGTCTGTGTTGAAACCAAAATCAAAGAATACACCGGCGTCAAAGTCGTTTTTTCTTATACTGTCACCGGCAAAGCCGACTCAAAAATCAAAGCGACAGGCGAAAGCAAGCACTGCTTTTTAAGCAAAGACAGTAAAGTCGTCTCCGTCAAAAAGGATTTGCCCGAAATAGATAAACTGATAAGAGACTGCATGGACATCACTGAACATTAA
- a CDS encoding S-layer homology domain-containing protein, producing MKKLKKAVSFILMLAVVLSFAGFPASGADQNVFPLSIQRQTISGQNAEVGIYMTVDKDGNAYAWGTYPDETGTPKKIMDHVASVDGMLLLKDDGTVWEYCYEPDSDKLGVWQVPGLKNIVFINSRIRNIAIEADGTVWTWNVDVLISYINPVKLDIDNVVNGVDDIFLKSDGTVWYIDEDKIVQAEGMDSIIKVSPAFFSIIALKNDGTVWNYNMKDKKWSRFEGIDGVADFTDGLKFILDTNSNVFAKTSQTNGFVKLDPSDLIKLNGISDVVSIDNYNNDGFDALFVKKDGNIFTIGDLNTGDGTFSLNPVKDENGKEIKTIVPSHYLLDRPAAWAKDEVSETEKLSLVPEGFEQWYNYDITRKDFCTLAVNMMEKKTGKTIDKLVSGKGVTQSAFTDTDDKNILAAAALGIVNGRGGGGFCPDDHITRQEAAAMLYRTAKVLGFKTDGSGMDFADRDSFADWAKEAVAYVSSAEDKAAHLKVMNGMGDGKFEPELFYTRQQALVTIKRLFNVQ from the coding sequence ATGAAAAAGTTAAAAAAAGCGGTATCTTTTATTTTGATGCTCGCTGTTGTGCTGTCTTTTGCGGGGTTTCCGGCAAGCGGCGCGGATCAAAATGTTTTTCCGCTTTCGATACAGAGGCAGACTATATCTGGTCAGAATGCTGAAGTTGGCATATACATGACTGTCGACAAAGACGGGAACGCATACGCATGGGGAACCTATCCGGATGAAACGGGAACCCCTAAAAAGATCATGGACCATGTTGCGTCAGTCGATGGAATGCTTTTGTTAAAAGATGATGGAACAGTTTGGGAATACTGCTATGAACCCGATTCTGATAAACTGGGTGTGTGGCAGGTTCCTGGGCTTAAAAATATCGTTTTTATAAACAGCAGGATCCGAAATATTGCAATAGAGGCTGATGGGACAGTTTGGACTTGGAATGTTGATGTATTGATTTCATATATAAATCCTGTGAAATTAGACATTGATAATGTTGTAAACGGTGTCGATGATATTTTTCTTAAATCGGACGGGACGGTTTGGTATATTGACGAGGATAAAATAGTACAGGCAGAAGGCATGGACAGCATTATTAAAGTTTCTCCAGCGTTCTTTTCTATAATTGCACTGAAAAATGACGGAACCGTTTGGAATTATAATATGAAGGATAAAAAATGGAGCAGGTTTGAGGGAATCGACGGTGTCGCGGATTTTACTGACGGGTTAAAATTTATCTTAGATACTAATAGTAACGTCTTTGCAAAGACATCCCAAACAAATGGCTTTGTTAAACTCGATCCGTCCGATCTGATTAAATTGAACGGCATTAGTGACGTTGTGTCTATAGATAATTATAACAATGACGGCTTTGACGCTTTATTTGTTAAAAAAGATGGCAATATATTCACGATAGGAGATTTGAACACTGGCGATGGCACTTTCAGTTTGAATCCAGTCAAAGATGAAAACGGGAAGGAGATCAAAACTATCGTGCCGTCCCATTATCTGCTTGACAGACCTGCGGCATGGGCGAAGGATGAAGTGAGTGAGACGGAAAAACTATCACTTGTGCCGGAGGGGTTCGAGCAGTGGTATAACTATGACATAACCCGAAAGGACTTTTGCACGCTTGCCGTAAATATGATGGAAAAGAAAACGGGCAAAACGATTGATAAGCTGGTTTCGGGCAAAGGGGTCACTCAAAGTGCATTTACAGATACAGACGATAAAAATATACTTGCCGCGGCGGCGCTTGGCATTGTTAACGGCAGGGGCGGCGGCGGGTTCTGCCCTGACGATCATATCACAAGGCAGGAGGCGGCGGCAATGCTTTACAGAACGGCAAAGGTTCTCGGATTTAAGACGGATGGAAGCGGGATGGATTTTGCCGATAGAGATAGCTTTGCCGACTGGGCGAAAGAAGCGGTTGCATACGTTTCCTCAGCGGAAGACAAAGCCGCTCATCTTAAAGTGATGAACGGCATGGGTGATGGAAAGTTTGAGCCGGAGCTTTTTTATACAAGACAGCAGGCGCTTGTGACGATAAAACGCCTGTTTAATGTTCAGTGA